One genomic window of Medicago truncatula cultivar Jemalong A17 chromosome 1, MtrunA17r5.0-ANR, whole genome shotgun sequence includes the following:
- the LOC11428554 gene encoding protein MOS2 — protein MKEKLSFSLPSSKSSSKSNKPSKTFNEDSSTNQQQKQLITEFDPSKPQTLIPKTLIPPIENQWRPHKKMKNLDLPITDSHSDHSLTFVPDTTVSDQPDNSSYGLNLRDNDKKPQSDDVVVDAPRPKASVEVSMLQKFKDDMERLPDDMGFDEYKDVPVEGFGAALLGGYGWKEGMGIGKNAKEDVKVVEVKRRTGKEGLGFVADLPPPSSKKGERNGRGETERKKKEERVVRIVRGRDVGLKASVVGRDGEDVVVLRVLGSGEEVKVKVEDVAELGSVEEERCLRKLKDLKIRGRDEEKGSKSKRGRDGVDERRVNGNGGVGGKEEKGRKQVSWLTSHIRVRVISRSLKGGRLYLKKGEVLDVIGPTTCDISMDESREIIQGVSQDMLETAIPRRGGPVLVLSGRHKGAFGSLIERDSDKGIGTVKDADTHERLNVEFEHMAEYIGDPSLLGH, from the coding sequence ATGAAGGAAAAACTTTCATTCTCTCTCCCATCTTCAAAATCATCCTCCAAATCGAACAAACCCTCAAAAACCTTCAACGAAGATTCTTccacaaatcaacaacaaaagcaaTTAATCACTGAATTCGATCCTTCTAAACCCCAAACCCTAATTCCTAAAACCCTAATTCCCCCAATCGAAAATCAATGGCGTCCCcacaagaaaatgaagaatCTCGATCTTCCAATCACCGATTCACACTCTGACCATTCCCTCACGTTTGTACCTGATACCACAGTTTCCGATCAACCCGATAATTCATCGTATGGTCTCAATCTCCGTGACAATGATAAAAAACCACAAtctgatgatgttgttgttgatgcgcCGAGGCCGAAGGCTTCGGTTGAGGTTTCTATGTTGCAGAAATTTAAGGATGATATGGAGAGGTTGCCTGATGATATGGGGTTTGATGAGTATAAGGATGTACCTGTGGAGGGGTTCGGTGCGGCGTTGCTTGGTGGGTATGGATGGAAAGAAGGAATGGGGATTGGGAAGAATGCTAAGGAGGATGTGAAGGTTGTTGAGGTGAAGAGGAGGACTGGTAAGGAGGGTTTGGGTTTTGTGGCTGATTTGCCACCTCCGAGTTCGAAGAAAGGCGAGAGGAATGGGAGGGGGGAGactgagaggaagaagaaggaggagagaGTTGTTAGGATTGTGAGAGGGAGGGATGTTGGGTTGAAAGCTAGTGTTGTGGGGAGAGATGGGGaggatgttgttgttttgagggttttggGCAGTGGTGAGGAGGTTAAGGTTAAAGTGGAGGATGTTGCGGAGTTGGGTTCGGTTGAGGAGGAGAGGTGTCTAAGGAAGTTGAAGGATTTGAAGATTCGTGGTCGTGATGAGGAGAAAGGGTCGAAGAGTAAGCGGGGCAGGGATGGGGTTGACGAGAGGAGAGTGAATGGTAATGGTGGTGTTGGTGGTAAGGAAGAGAAGGGGAGGAAACAGGTTTCGTGGCTTACGAGTCATATTCGCGTAAGGGTGATTAGCCGAAGTTTGAAAGGGGGGAGACTTTATTTGAAGAAAGGAGAGGTTTTGGATGTAATTGGGCCTACTACGTGTGATATATCTATGGATGAGAGTAGGGAGATTATTCAAGGGGTGTCTCAAGATATGCTTGAGACGGCTATTCCACGACGAGGGGGACCTGTTCTTGTATTGTCTGGTAGACATAAGGGTGCCTTTGGAAGTCTTATTGAGAGGGATTCGGATAAGGGGATTGGTACTGTTAAAGATGCTGATACCCATGAGAGGCTCAATGTTGAATTTGAACACATGGCTGAGTATATAGGGGACCCAAGCTTACTGGGACATTGA